One segment of Erigeron canadensis isolate Cc75 chromosome 2, C_canadensis_v1, whole genome shotgun sequence DNA contains the following:
- the LOC122588485 gene encoding uncharacterized protein LOC122588485, whose product MIIFTKNNYVFFIPIFFLVFSSSFFTSAYATSPPAKIVSSIASNVASALFKWLWSLKPAAKIGMGVPSRSMVKYEGGYSVETVFDGSKLGIEPYSVEVTSSGEILVLDSQNSNVYKVSTPLSTYSRPKLLAGSPEGYFGHVDGRPRESRMNHPKGLTVDDRGNVYVADTMNLAIRKISDAGVVTIAGGNGARGTGHIDGPSDNAKFSDDFDIIYVASSCSLLVIDRGNQAIREIQLHEDDCSSYQYDGEHHLGIAVLGAAVFFGFMLALLQRRVSAMFSSQSDPRPTMHTIPPPVHRRVLKSVRPPLIPPEDENEKEEEGLFGSLGKLFIKTGTTAFELLGGLFGSKAKPLHPQLQMNYQQPTSYPNTWPMQESFVIPHQDVPPPLDTRKPFPFMTKNTEPAERPRPSKQTRYLYGGQNSEYYNQQQQMQQFQQLHQQQHLRQQHHQKHHSSGPQTYYEEKSETTKEVVFGAVQEQDREHGAVVIKAVDYSNHPNYGGQNVRSRYNYMGYAYGSYS is encoded by the exons ATGATCATCTTCACCAAAAACAACTATGTGTTTTTCATTcccattttctttcttgttttttcttcttctttcttcacaTCAGCTTATGCAACATCACCACCTGCAA AAATTGTGAGCAGCATTGCATCAAATGTGGCATCTGCACTATTCAAATGGCTCTGGTCTTTAAAACCCGCAGCCAAAATTGGCatgg GTGTTCCGAGTCGTTCCATGGTGAAATATGAAGGTGGGTATAGTGTAGAGACAGTGTTTGATGGGAGTAAACTTGGGATTGAGCCATATTCAGTGGAGGTAACTTCATCTGGGGAGATTCTTGTTTTAGATTCACAAAATAGTAATGTTTACAAAGTCTCAACACCCTTATCAACAT ATAGCCGGCCAAAGCTACTAGCTGGTTCACCTGAAGGCTATTTTGGGCACGTAGATGGGAGGCCAAGAGAATCCAGGATGAACCACCCGAAAGGACTGACAGTGGATGACAGAGGAAATGTGTATGTGGCTGATACCATGAATTTGGCTATTAGGAAGATCAGTGATGCAg GAGTTGTAACCATAGCTGGAGGAAACGGGGCAAGAGGGACTGGTCACATTGATGGTCCAAGTGACAATGCAAAATTTTCAGATGACTTTGATATAATATACGTTGCTAGTAGCTGCTCTCTTTTAGTTATCGATAGAGGTAACCAGGCAATTCGAGAAATCCAACTTCATGAGGATGATTGTTCTTCTTATCAGTATGACGGCGAACACCATTTAG GGATAGCAGTTCTTGGTGCTGCTGTGTTCTTCGGTTTCATGCTAGCCTTATTGCAACGTAGAGTTTCTGCAATGTTTTCATCGCAAAGT GATCCAAGACCTACAATGCACACAATTCCACCACCTGTACATCGAAGGGTTCTGAAATCAGTTAGACCGCCCCTAATTCCTCCAGAGGACGAGaacgaaaaagaagaagagggcTTATTTGGTTCACTTGGGAAACTTTTTATCAAAACCGGAACAACTGCATTTGAACTCTTAGGTGGTTTATTCGGTTCCAAAGCGAAACCACTCCATCCTCAACTTCAAATGAATTACCAGCAACCCACTTCATATCCCAACACCTGGCCCATGCAAGAAAGCTTTGTAATTCCACATCAAGATGTACCCCCGCCACTAGATACCCGAAAACCATTCCCGTTTATGACCAAGAACACAGAACCTGCAGAAAGACCACGCCCTTCTAAGCAGACTCGATATCTCTATGGGGGACAAAACAGTGAATACTACAATCAGCAACAACAAATGCAACAATTTCAACAACtgcatcaacaacaacatcttCGGCAACAACATCATCAGAAACACCATTCATCAGGTCCTCAGACTTACTATGAGGAAAAGAGCGAGACAACCAAAGAGGTGGTTTTTGGGGCTGTTCAAGAACAAGACAGAGAGCATGGAGCTGTGGTGATTAAGGCTGTTGATTATAGTAATCACCCGAATTATGGTGGCCAGAATGTTCGATCCAGGTATAATTACATGGGTTATGCATATGGTTCGTATTCATGA
- the LOC122588650 gene encoding RING-H2 finger protein ATL46-like has protein sequence MMGLIEDRLFSRHTNVKVSWMKYQIYRKDSSSSSSSSSLIMPAPPSSISFSPPFSYTFHKTSNTSSSSSGTKISPAVLFIIVILAVLFFISGLLHLLVRFLTKHNSSSNSPHSNRFPDGSPSDALQRQLQQLFHLHDSGLDQTFIDALPVFMYKEVVGANEPFDCAVCLCEFTESDKLRLLPTCSHAFHISCIDTWLLSNSTCPLCRNTLFDPGFSMDNPIFDFDDPREADESGISTVLKTVEPEQVVTEKGVFSVRLGKFRKTSEGESETGGETSSSNLDARRCYSMGSYEYVVGDTNLRVPLSRQRDLEDANFVKDVTPLDRIEDHTVDEDIEGKKINIGAKTDSFSVSKIWLWSKKRKFASSSDNMMHNPSSVDMELPRMGRL, from the coding sequence ATGATGGGACTTATAGAAGATAGATTGTTTTCTAGGCATACAAATGTTAAAGTTTCTTGGATGAAATATCAAATCTATAGAAAagatagtagtagtagtagtagtagtagtagtctTATTATGCCTGCTCCACCTTCATCGATATCGTTTTCGCCACCATTTAGTTATACTTTTCATAAAACATCAaatacttcatcatcatcttcaggtACTAAAATAAGTCCTGCCGTTCTGTTCATTATAGTAATCTTGGCAGTATTGTTTTTTATATCTGGTTTGCTGCACTTGCTTGTTAGATTCTTGACAAAACATAATTCTTCGTCGAATTCCCCTCATTCGAATCGGTTTCCAGATGGTTCACCATCTGATGCACTGCAAAGACAACTGCAACAGCTTTTCCATTTACATGATTCTGGTTTAGATCAAACGTTTATCGATGCTTTGCCTGTTTTTATGTATAAAGAAGTAGTAGGTGCTAATGAACCGTTTGATTGTGCGGTTTGTCTGTGTGAGTTCACTGAGAGTGATAAGCTGAGATTGCTTCCTACTTGTAGCCATGCTTTTCATATCAGTTGTATAGATACTTGGCTTTTATCGAACTCGACTTGCCCTTTATGTAGAAATACCCTTTTTGACCCTGGGTTTTCTATGGATAACCCgatatttgattttgatgaccCGAGGGAAGCAGATGAAAGTGGGATTTCTACTGTTTTGAAGACAGTTGAACCAGAACAAGTTGTAACTGAAAAGGGGGTTTTTTCTGTGAGACTTGGGAAGTTTAGAAAAACGAGTGAAGGTGAAAGTGAAACTGGAGGTGAAACTAGTAGTAGTAATTTAGATGCAAGAAGATGTTATTCGATGGGTTCTTATGAGTATGTGGTTGGTGACACGAATCTTAGGGTCCCGTTGAGTCGCCAAAGAGATTTGGAAGAtgcaaattttgtgaaagatgtAACTCCACTTGACCGAATTGAGGATCATACTGTTGATGAAGATATTGAAGGGAAAAAGATCAATATTGGTGCGAAAACAGATAGTTTTTCGGTTTCTAAGATTTGGTTATGGTCTAAGAAACGGAAATTTGCAAGTTCTTCTGACAATATGATGCATAATCCATCTTCAGTTGACATGGAATTACCGCGAATGGGGAGATTGTGA
- the LOC122588702 gene encoding uncharacterized protein LOC122588702: protein MMSETALRDLNLLPKPERTKETSSKDVLAKTYVEPTNENVEEKQRKNIGCFVEPPLNGNEVANSGAEVVVVEMEYIESEKLNDLEDVDKSLKVLIVGLESKDWVLLCETLNNVRRLSIYHKEALQDILDNVITLVVKALKNPRSAVCKTAIMTSADIFKAFGDSIVDLLDPLLVVLLLKSSQDKRFVCEAAEKALISLTMWVSPVCLLPKLQPYLKNRNPRIRAKASLCVSRSVPRLGAEGIKDFGIDKLIQIASSQLSDQLPESREAARALLLELQTAYEKGPVLASEQDAASVEPQVLSWEQFCESNLPKLSAQAVLRVTSVTREGFVSGL from the exons ATGATGTCTGAAACTGCACTTCGAGATCTTAATTTGCTTCCTAAACCTGAAAGGACAAAGGAAACATCAAGTAAAGACGTCTTAGCTAAGACATATGTCGAACCTACCAATGAAAATGTTGAagagaaacaaagaaaaaacatcGGCTGTTTTGTTGAACCACCTTTGAATGGTAACGAGGTTGCAAATTCTGGCGCAGAGGTGGTAGTTGTGGAAATGGAATACATTGAATCCGAGAAACTGAATGATCTAGAAGATGTTGATAAGAGTCTTAAG GTACTTATAGTTGGTTTAGAGTCTAAAGACTGGGTTTTGCTCTGTGAGACACTTAACAATGTACGACGTTTATCAATATACCACAAGGAAGCACTGCAAGATATACT GGACAATGTGATTACCCTTGTTGTGAAAGCCCTGAAAAATCCAAGAAGTGCTGTCTGTAAAACCGCCATCATGACTTCTGCAGACATTTTCAAAGCATTTGGGGATAGCATAGTTGATTTGTTGGATCCTTTG CTTGTAGTACTTCTTCTCAAGTCATCTCAAGACAAGCGCTTTGTATGTGAGGCTGCGGAAAAAGCTTTAATAAGTTTGACAATGTGGGTCTCTCCTGTTTGTTTGTTACCGAAGTTGCAACCTTATCTTAAGAACCGCAATCCTCGTATTCGTGCAAAGGCGTCATTGTGTGTTTCTCGTAGTGTACCACGGCTG GGTGCTGAGGGGATAAAAGATTTTGGAATTGACAAATTGATCCAAATAGCCTCATCCCAACTGAGCGACCAGCTTCCTGAATCTCGAGAGGCTGCTCGTGCTCTGTTATTGGAACTACAGACGGCATACGAAAAAGGGCCTGTTTTGGCATCAGAGCAAGACGCAGCTTCTGTCGAACCTCAAGTACTTTCTTGGGAGCAGTTCTGTGAATCTAATCTTCCAAAGTTAAGTGCTCAAGCTGTTCTTCGTGTCACCAGCGTTACACGAGAGGGTTTTGTTTCAGGTTTGTAA
- the LOC122589500 gene encoding cyclic nucleotide-gated ion channel 18 — MMMNRVLTTPAFRLRQSLTRPNAKTVASDQVNSETLWHYQILDPNGEVVTRWNHFFLVMCLVSLFIDPLYFYLPYVGGDTCMTTDNKAAIAINTWRSIADVFFVLHIIMKFRTAFVAPSSKVFGRGELVMDKRQIARKYLKGDFIIDVAASLPLPQIVNELIIPATKRNTKNHANNTLSLIVLIQYIPRLFVIFPLNQRIIKSTGFVAKTAWAGAAYNLLLYMLASHVLGASWYLMSIGRQHSCWQQGCKEEMASKVCISFLDCNSVNQPERKKWLESTRLRTLCDASNETSPFKFGMFADAFTSEVASSKFFEKYLYCLWWGLRNLSSYGQNLETSIYIGETLFCSAICIGGLILFAQLIGNMQTYLQSMTVRLEEWRIKKRDTEEWMRHRQLPQDLQDRVRRFVQYKWLATRGVDEEYILQSLPIDLRREIQRHLCLNLVRRVPFFSQMDDNLLDAICERLVSSLSTQGTYIVREDDPVNEMLFIIRGQLESSTTDGGRSGFFNSITLRPGDFCGEELLTWALLPNPTSYPSSTRSVRTLTEVEGFALRAEDLKFVANQFKYLHSKKLQHAFRYYSHQWRTWGACFIQAAWRKYKRRKLAKELALQENAYYNQDGEMVDGYYYESGSDGSSPSSEGHGGGQQFGVSATILASRFAANTRRGIGHHKVTSVDSSTSLKMPQLFKPDEPRF, encoded by the exons ATGATGATGAACCGGGTTTTGACAACGCCAGCCTTCCGTCTTCGCCAATCCCTTACACGGCCCAATGCCAAAACCGTAGCCTCAGATCAAGTTAATAGCGAAACGTTATGGCATTATCAGATCCTTGATCCAAATGGAGAAGTCGTGACACGATGGAACCATTTCTTTCTTGTGATGTGTCTCGTGTCGCTCTTTATAGAtcctctttatttttatttgccTTATGTTGGGGGAGATACATGTATGACAACAGATAATAAAGCCGCGATTGCTATCAATACGTGGAGGTCTATCGCGGAcgtgttttttgttttacatattaTTATGAAGTTTCGTACCGCGTTTGTGGCTCCTAGTTCTAAGGTTTTTGGAAGAGGGGAACTCGTTATGGATAAGCGGCAGATTGCAAGAAAGTATTTGAAGGGTGATTTTATCATAGATGTGGCCGCGTCTCTCCCTTTGCCCCAG ATAGTTAACGAGCTCATCATACCAGCAACAAAACGGAACACCAAAAATCATGCTAACAACACGCTTTCTCTTATCGTTCTAATTCAGTATATCCCAAGATTGTTTGTCATATTCCCATTAAATCAGAGGATTATAAAATCTACTGGCTTTGTAGCCAAGACAGCCTGGGCAGGAGCTGCTTACAATCTCCTCCTTTACATGCTTGCTAGTCAT GTCTTGGGGGCTTCATGGTATTTGATGTCTATTGGGCGCCAGCATTCCTGTTGGCAACAAGGGTGTAAAGAGGAGATGGCATCGAAAGTCTGTATAAGTTTTTTGGACTGTAACAGCGTAAATCAACCTGAACGCAAAAAATGGCTTGAATCAACCCGTTTGAGAACTCTGTGTGACGCTAGCAATGAAACTTCTCCTTTCAAATTTGGTATGTTCGCGGATGCTTTCACAAGCGAAGTTGCTTCATCCAAGTTCTTCGAGAAGTACTTATACTGCCTTTGGTGGGGCTTGAGAAATTTGAG ttCATATGGCCAGAATCTggaaactagtatatatattggtGAGACATTGTTCTGCTCTGCCATATGTATTGGGGGTTTAATTCTATTTGCACAATTGATAGGAAATATGCAG ACATACCTGCAATCCATGACGGTGAGACTTGAAGAATGGAGAATCAAGAAAAGAGACACAGAGGAATGGATGAGGCATCGGCAATTACCTCAAGATTTGCAAGATAGGGTTCGGCGTTTTGTTCAATATAAATGGTTGGCTACTAGAGGTGTGGACGAAGAGTACATTCTGCAGTCGTTGCCCATAGATCTCCGTCGTGAGATACAACGTCATTTATGCCTTAATCTTGTTCGCCGA GTACCTTTCTTTTCACAAATGGATGACAACCTTCTTGATGCCATCTGCGAAAGACTTGTGTCATCCTTAAGCACCCAAGGAACCTACATTGTTCGTGAAGATGATCCAGTAAACGAAATGTTGTTTATCATTAGAGGACAATTAGAAAGCTCAACAACCGATGGAGGAAGATCAGGGTTCTTCAATTCCATCACACTTAGACCAGGTGACTTCTGTGGTGAAGAATTACTCACATGGGCGTTACTACCAAACCCCACAAGCTATCCTTCTTCAACAAGATCCGTTAGAACCTTGACTGAAGTAGAAGGCTTTGCATTACGAGCCGAAGACCTTAAATTTGTAGCCAAccaatttaaatatcttcataGCAAGAAACTACAACATGCATTCAGGTATTACTCTCACCAATGGAGAACATGGGGTGCTTGTTTTATTCAAGCAGCATGGCGAAAATACAAAAGAAGAAAGCTTGCTAAAGAATTAGCTCTTCAAGAAAACGCGTATTACAATCAAGATGGAGAGATGGTGGATGGTTATTACTATGAGTCAGGGAGCGACGGCAGCTCTCCTTCGAGTGAAGGTCATGGCGGAGGTCAACAATTTGGAGTTAGTGCCACCATTTTGGCATCAAGGTTTGCTGCAAATACAAGAAGAGGAATTGGTCATCATAAAGTTACTTCAGTTGATTCTTCTACTAGTCTCAAAATGCCTCAATTGTTTAAACCAGATGAGCCTAGATTTTGA